In Ensifer adhaerens, a single window of DNA contains:
- a CDS encoding IS110 family transposase, with protein sequence MGAIATIGLDLAKSVFQVHAIDATGKVVLRRTLRRSHLLDFFERTPPCLVGMEACASAHYWTREIGKLGHQVRIMPAFYVKAYVKRNKTDAADAEAICEAVTRPTMRFVPVKSDVEQSINMMLKTRDLLTRQRTQLVNALRSHLAELGIVAAAGFKASAKLIEIVRDDTDHRLPAIARYTLTEVADQIERLTEKIMKLEKVIVSSVRQDDVSRRLTSIPGVGPITAAAVRALVPDPTGFRTGRDFAAWVGLTPRSNSSGGKQKLGSISKRGNPQLRSLFMVGAMAILRTSKYGATMQPWVASLLKRRPFKVVAVAMANKTARIIWALMIKGGCYEPTSAVSHA encoded by the coding sequence ATGGGAGCGATTGCAACGATTGGTCTTGATTTGGCAAAATCTGTATTTCAGGTTCATGCCATCGATGCCACGGGGAAGGTTGTGCTGCGGCGGACGCTTCGTCGATCTCACCTTCTGGACTTCTTTGAGCGGACCCCGCCTTGCCTCGTCGGGATGGAGGCCTGTGCCAGCGCTCATTATTGGACGCGGGAGATCGGCAAACTCGGCCACCAGGTCCGCATCATGCCCGCATTCTACGTCAAGGCTTACGTAAAGAGGAACAAAACCGATGCCGCGGACGCCGAAGCAATCTGCGAGGCTGTCACACGACCGACAATGCGGTTTGTGCCGGTAAAGTCGGACGTCGAGCAATCGATCAACATGATGCTCAAAACCCGCGATCTTTTGACCAGGCAACGGACTCAACTGGTCAATGCACTGCGCTCGCATTTGGCGGAGCTGGGCATCGTGGCCGCAGCAGGATTTAAGGCGAGCGCCAAGCTTATCGAAATAGTGCGCGACGATACCGATCATCGGCTGCCAGCGATCGCCCGCTACACATTGACCGAGGTTGCAGACCAGATCGAGCGCCTGACAGAGAAGATCATGAAGCTGGAAAAGGTGATCGTTTCGTCCGTCAGACAGGATGACGTCTCACGCCGCTTGACCAGTATCCCAGGCGTCGGCCCGATCACTGCGGCGGCGGTAAGGGCGTTGGTGCCGGACCCAACTGGATTCCGAACCGGCCGCGATTTTGCGGCATGGGTGGGGCTGACGCCTCGGTCAAATTCGAGCGGCGGGAAACAAAAGCTGGGCTCGATATCGAAGCGAGGCAATCCACAACTGCGAAGTCTCTTCATGGTGGGAGCCATGGCGATCCTCAGAACGTCAAAATACGGGGCGACTATGCAGCCTTGGGTCGCCAGTCTTTTGAAGCGGAGGCCATTCAAGGTCGTCGCCGTGGCCATGGCCAACAAGACAGCCCGTATCATCTGGGCTTTGATGATCAAGGGCGGATGTTACGAACCGACATCGGCAGTATCACACGCATAA